The proteins below come from a single Saccharopolyspora sp. SCSIO 74807 genomic window:
- a CDS encoding ABC transporter ATP-binding protein gives MRTMLEVAGLGHTYEGGHVAIRDLGFTVEEGQLTCIVGPSGCGKSTLLRLVGGLQRPTSGRVALRGEQIDGVPEDLAVVFQDYGRSLFPWMTVRGNVEFPLRTRSVKRRERAAEALSWVGLADAAKKYPWQLSGGMQQRVAIARALATRPELLLLDEPFASVDAQTRFELEDLLLSVREQYGSTILLVTHDIDESVYLGDRVLVLSRSPAEVVADLDVDLGSERDQIGTRASDGFITLRSHVAKLLQSGRAETAAN, from the coding sequence GTGCGCACGATGCTGGAGGTGGCCGGGCTCGGCCACACCTACGAAGGCGGCCACGTCGCCATCCGCGACCTGGGCTTCACGGTCGAGGAGGGGCAGCTGACCTGCATCGTCGGTCCGTCCGGCTGCGGCAAGTCGACGCTGCTGCGGCTGGTCGGCGGCCTGCAACGACCCACCAGCGGCCGCGTGGCGCTGCGCGGCGAGCAGATCGACGGCGTGCCGGAGGACCTCGCGGTGGTCTTCCAGGACTACGGCCGCTCGCTGTTCCCGTGGATGACGGTGCGCGGCAACGTGGAGTTCCCGCTGCGCACGCGCTCTGTGAAGCGGCGCGAGCGGGCCGCGGAAGCGCTGTCCTGGGTGGGTCTGGCCGACGCGGCGAAGAAGTACCCGTGGCAGCTCTCCGGCGGGATGCAGCAGCGGGTGGCGATCGCGCGGGCGCTGGCGACCCGGCCCGAGCTGCTGCTGCTGGACGAACCGTTCGCCTCGGTCGACGCGCAGACCCGGTTCGAGCTGGAGGACCTGCTGCTGTCCGTGCGCGAGCAGTACGGCAGCACGATCCTGCTGGTCACGCACGACATCGACGAGAGCGTCTACCTCGGCGACCGGGTGCTGGTGCTGTCCCGCTCGCCCGCGGAAGTCGTCGCCGACCTGGACGTCGACCTCGGTTCCGAGCGCGACCAGATCGGCACCCGGGCATCCGACGGGTTCATCACGCTCCGTAGTCACGTGGCGAAACTGTTGCAGTCCGGTCGCGCGGAGACCGCAGCCAACTGA
- the mdlC gene encoding benzoylformate decarboxylase — protein MADAAVPTVRDVTRGLMRELGLTTVFGNPGTTEVPFLDQWPDDFRYVLGLQESVAAAMADGYAQQTGNAVLVNLHSAGGVGHALGAVFGAYRNRTPMIVLAGQQVRRLLPHDPFLGATEAPEFPKPYVKWSLEPARAADVPLALARAYQLAMQAPRGPVFLSVPADDWDEPGEPVEAPAPIAQPGADPAAISEFADALRSCLRPALVVGPAVIEEGAVREMVELAERTRAAVWLSPMVSRSSFPETHPQFAGFLQPSEAAVAADLAEYDLVGVFGAPAFTYHVFRGAAEREWPSSFLISDDPQILARAQHTRGIRAALGPALRQLLPELPQSERPLPTGRQLPELPPLTSPPPAEHVLSVLREQLPADAVVVTEAPTHKQTIQRFLPFDSPEQDFHAGASGALGYGISAVVGSALATRRPVVGVLGDGASMYGIQALWTAAQEHASLTVLVLDNEEYAAVRLLGEVGEDGKMPGVRLGGIDFVALAQGMGCAARRVDDLTEFDRELRAALAESGPTVLHVPVAPSGRRMY, from the coding sequence ATGGCCGACGCCGCCGTGCCGACCGTGCGCGACGTGACCCGCGGGTTGATGCGCGAGCTGGGACTCACCACGGTCTTCGGCAACCCGGGCACGACCGAGGTGCCGTTCCTGGACCAGTGGCCGGACGACTTCCGCTACGTGCTGGGGCTGCAGGAGTCGGTGGCCGCCGCGATGGCCGACGGCTACGCGCAGCAGACCGGCAACGCGGTGCTGGTCAACCTGCACTCCGCAGGTGGGGTGGGGCACGCGCTGGGCGCGGTGTTCGGCGCCTACCGCAACCGCACGCCGATGATCGTCCTCGCCGGTCAGCAGGTTCGGCGGTTGCTGCCGCACGATCCGTTCCTGGGCGCGACCGAGGCGCCGGAGTTCCCCAAGCCGTACGTGAAGTGGTCGCTGGAACCCGCCCGCGCCGCGGACGTTCCGCTGGCGCTGGCCCGCGCCTACCAGCTGGCGATGCAGGCGCCGCGCGGTCCGGTGTTCCTGTCCGTGCCCGCCGACGACTGGGACGAGCCCGGTGAGCCCGTCGAAGCACCCGCGCCGATCGCCCAGCCCGGCGCGGACCCGGCCGCGATCAGCGAGTTCGCCGACGCGCTGCGCTCGTGCCTGCGGCCCGCGCTCGTCGTCGGGCCCGCGGTGATCGAGGAGGGCGCGGTGCGCGAGATGGTCGAGCTGGCCGAGCGGACCCGCGCGGCGGTGTGGCTCTCGCCGATGGTCTCGCGCTCGTCGTTCCCGGAGACGCACCCGCAGTTCGCCGGATTCCTGCAACCCTCCGAGGCCGCGGTCGCCGCTGACCTTGCCGAGTACGACCTCGTCGGAGTCTTCGGGGCGCCCGCGTTCACCTACCACGTGTTCCGCGGCGCGGCCGAGCGCGAATGGCCGTCGAGCTTCTTGATCAGCGACGATCCGCAGATCCTCGCGCGTGCCCAGCACACCCGGGGCATCCGCGCGGCGCTGGGACCGGCGCTGCGCCAGCTGCTGCCGGAGCTGCCGCAATCCGAACGGCCGCTGCCCACCGGCAGGCAGCTTCCCGAACTGCCGCCGCTGACCAGCCCGCCACCGGCCGAGCACGTGCTCAGCGTGCTGCGCGAACAGCTGCCCGCGGACGCCGTGGTGGTCACCGAGGCGCCCACGCACAAGCAGACGATCCAGCGCTTCCTGCCGTTCGACTCCCCGGAGCAGGACTTCCACGCGGGTGCCAGCGGTGCGCTGGGCTACGGCATCTCCGCGGTGGTCGGGTCCGCGCTGGCCACCCGGCGCCCGGTGGTCGGCGTGCTCGGCGACGGCGCGAGCATGTACGGCATCCAGGCGTTGTGGACCGCGGCCCAGGAGCACGCGTCGCTGACGGTGCTGGTGCTGGACAACGAGGAGTACGCGGCGGTGCGGCTGCTCGGCGAGGTGGGCGAGGACGGCAAGATGCCCGGTGTGCGCCTCGGTGGCATCGACTTCGTGGCGCTGGCGCAGGGCATGGGCTGCGCGGCGCGGCGGGTGGACGACCTGACCGAATTCGATCGGGAACTGCGCGCGGCATTGGCCGAATCCGGCCCGACCGTGCTGCACGTTCCGGTCGCCCCGAGCGGGCGCCGGATGTATTGA
- a CDS encoding ABC transporter substrate-binding protein: MATIGATAFTLSGCGLLSGADGSNATGGDAGLEKPTIVIGSLPALSQAPVALAQAKGYFQDEGLNVKVQPVGDGPAALTSLLSGQNDISLGSYTAPIKAQATGAGDLKFVSEMMVSVPNNMNIMTLPNSSVKKPEDLSNAKIAISAPGAITDIGAKAALQERGVDIRNAEFVKFGFPDMLSALQNGQVDAAVMTEPFITQAAKNAGATTVVDCFSGGTSDFPVAGATTTAKFAQENPKTLQAFQRAVQRAQLTGQNRAEVTPLLPQFAKITPELAPIVELGKIPTSMDAARLQRVSELMKRFGQIGKEVDVSKMLVQPPPLEEAQPAGR; this comes from the coding sequence GTGGCCACGATCGGCGCTACCGCTTTCACGCTGAGCGGGTGCGGATTGCTCAGCGGCGCGGACGGCTCCAACGCCACCGGCGGCGACGCGGGGCTGGAGAAACCGACGATCGTGATCGGTTCGCTGCCCGCGCTGTCCCAGGCCCCGGTCGCGCTCGCGCAGGCGAAGGGCTACTTCCAGGACGAGGGCCTCAACGTCAAGGTCCAGCCGGTCGGCGACGGACCGGCCGCGCTGACCTCGCTGCTGTCCGGGCAGAACGACATCAGCCTGGGCAGCTACACCGCGCCGATCAAGGCGCAGGCCACCGGCGCCGGTGACCTCAAGTTCGTCAGCGAGATGATGGTCTCGGTGCCGAACAACATGAACATCATGACGTTGCCGAACTCCTCGGTGAAGAAGCCGGAGGACCTCTCCAACGCCAAGATCGCCATCAGCGCACCGGGCGCGATCACCGACATCGGCGCCAAGGCCGCGCTGCAGGAACGCGGAGTGGACATCCGCAACGCCGAGTTCGTCAAGTTCGGCTTCCCGGACATGCTGTCCGCGCTGCAGAACGGGCAGGTCGACGCGGCGGTGATGACCGAGCCGTTCATCACCCAGGCCGCGAAGAACGCGGGCGCGACCACGGTGGTGGACTGCTTCTCCGGCGGCACTTCGGACTTCCCGGTGGCCGGGGCGACGACCACCGCGAAGTTCGCGCAGGAGAACCCGAAGACGCTGCAGGCGTTCCAGCGCGCGGTCCAGCGGGCGCAGTTGACCGGGCAGAACCGGGCCGAGGTGACGCCGCTGCTGCCGCAGTTCGCCAAGATCACCCCGGAGCTGGCGCCGATCGTCGAGCTGGGCAAGATCCCGACCTCGATGGACGCCGCCCGGTTGCAGCGGGTCTCGGAGCTGATGAAGCGCTTCGGGCAGATCGGCAAGGAGGTCGACGTGTCCAAGATGCTGGTGCAGCCGCCGCCGCTGGAGGAAGCCCAGCCCGCAGGCCGCTGA
- the mdlC gene encoding benzoylformate decarboxylase, translating into MGDRTVRDVTRDLLRRLGMTTVFGNPGTTEVPFLADWPDDFGYVLGLQESAVVAMADGYAQARRAPALVNLHSAGGVGHGLGSLFTAYRNGTPLVVTAGQQTRTLLLDEPFLGATDAPQFPKPYVKFSCEPVSAADVPAAIARAHQLAVTPPQGPVFVSIPADDWDRPATEVPDRPVTPGPAPDPAALAGLAEALGGAERPAFVVGPAVDHEGVVPEMVALAERAKAAVWASPLSPRCSFPEDHPRFAGFLQPERKLLAAELAAYDLVAVFGAAAFTYHVYRGPAADELPELFLLHDDPDVLARARRGTGLLGTMAHSVRGLGELVRASERPEPAALQRPPRPRAGTPMSASYVLAEINAVLPAAAVVVEEAPSHRNDLHEHFPIRSRDGGFFAAASGALGYGIGAAVGVAMADPQRPVLALLGDGSSMYGFQAVWTAVREQAPVTFVILDNSRYAAVAVLSGGEQKLPGVELGGTDFAGLARSLGCPATTVREPGELAAELAALPGRPSGPRLLHVHVDPAPTPLY; encoded by the coding sequence ATGGGCGATCGGACGGTTCGGGACGTCACGCGGGATCTGCTGCGCAGGCTCGGGATGACCACCGTGTTCGGCAATCCGGGCACGACCGAGGTGCCGTTCCTGGCGGACTGGCCGGACGACTTCGGCTACGTGCTGGGCCTGCAGGAATCCGCGGTCGTCGCGATGGCCGACGGGTACGCCCAGGCGCGCCGGGCTCCGGCGCTGGTGAACCTGCATTCGGCGGGCGGCGTCGGGCACGGGCTCGGGTCGCTGTTCACCGCGTACCGCAACGGCACCCCGCTGGTCGTGACGGCCGGGCAGCAGACCCGGACGCTGCTGCTGGACGAGCCGTTCCTCGGCGCGACCGACGCGCCGCAGTTCCCCAAGCCGTACGTGAAGTTCAGCTGCGAACCGGTCAGTGCGGCCGACGTGCCCGCGGCGATCGCCCGCGCCCACCAGCTCGCGGTGACTCCGCCGCAGGGGCCGGTGTTCGTGTCGATCCCCGCCGACGACTGGGACCGGCCGGCCACCGAGGTCCCGGACCGGCCGGTCACGCCCGGCCCGGCCCCTGATCCGGCGGCGCTCGCGGGACTGGCGGAGGCGCTGGGCGGTGCCGAACGTCCCGCGTTCGTGGTCGGCCCGGCCGTCGATCACGAGGGAGTCGTGCCGGAGATGGTGGCGCTGGCCGAGCGCGCGAAGGCCGCGGTGTGGGCGAGCCCGCTGTCCCCGCGCTGCTCCTTCCCCGAGGACCACCCGCGGTTCGCGGGTTTCCTGCAGCCCGAGCGGAAGCTGCTGGCCGCCGAACTCGCCGCCTACGACCTGGTCGCGGTCTTCGGCGCTGCCGCGTTCACCTACCACGTCTACCGAGGTCCGGCGGCTGACGAGCTGCCGGAGCTGTTCCTCCTGCACGACGACCCGGACGTGCTCGCGCGCGCCCGCCGCGGCACCGGCCTGCTGGGGACGATGGCGCACTCGGTGCGCGGGCTCGGTGAGCTGGTGCGCGCGTCGGAGCGGCCGGAACCGGCGGCGTTGCAACGTCCGCCGCGTCCGCGGGCCGGGACGCCGATGAGCGCGAGCTACGTGCTCGCCGAGATCAATGCGGTGTTGCCCGCGGCGGCCGTCGTGGTCGAAGAAGCCCCGAGCCACCGCAACGACCTGCACGAGCACTTTCCGATCCGCTCGCGCGACGGCGGGTTCTTCGCGGCCGCCTCGGGCGCGCTCGGTTACGGCATCGGCGCCGCGGTGGGCGTGGCGATGGCCGACCCGCAGCGGCCGGTGCTGGCGCTGCTCGGCGACGGTTCCAGCATGTACGGGTTCCAGGCGGTGTGGACGGCGGTGCGCGAGCAGGCGCCGGTGACGTTCGTGATCCTGGACAACTCCCGGTACGCCGCGGTGGCCGTGCTCAGCGGTGGCGAGCAGAAGCTGCCCGGCGTCGAGCTGGGTGGCACGGACTTCGCGGGGCTGGCGCGCAGCCTCGGCTGTCCGGCGACGACGGTGCGCGAGCCCGGCGAGCTGGCCGCCGAACTCGCGGCCCTGCCCGGCCGCCCCTCCGGCCCGCGCCTGCTCCACGTGCACGTCGACCCGGCCCCGACACCCCTCTACTAG
- a CDS encoding DNA repair helicase XPB, with translation MTDGPLIVQSDKTLLLEVDHEQADEARTAIAPFAELERAPEHVHTYRITPLALWNARAAGHDAEQVVDGLVRYSRYPVPQPLLVDIAETMGRFGRLQLAHDPAHGLVLISLDRAVLEEVMRHKKVKPMLGERIDDDTVAVHPSERGRLKQLLLKIGWPAEDLAGYVDGEAHPISLREEGWSLRDYQRQAVQSFWSGGSGVVVLPCGAGKTLVGAAAMAEAGATTLILVTNTVAGRQWKRELVERTSLTEEEIGEYSGEKKEIRPVTIATYQVITRKSKGEYKHLELFDSRDWGLVVYDEVHLLPAPVFRMTADLQSRRRLGLTATLVREDGREGDVFSLIGPKRFDAPWKDIESQGWIAPADCVEVRVTLTDDERLRYATSEAEERYKVCSTARTKAPVVRAILDQHPGEPALVIGAYLEQLHELGEALDAPIVEGSTRNKEREKLFDAFRRGEIDRLVVSKVANFSIDLPEASVAVQVSGTFGSRQEEAQRLGRLLRPKAEGRQAHFYSVVSRDTLDTDYAAHRQRFLAEQGYAYRIVDADDLLGPALPDVG, from the coding sequence GTGACCGACGGACCGCTGATCGTCCAGTCCGACAAGACCCTGCTGCTGGAAGTCGACCACGAGCAGGCCGACGAAGCGCGCACCGCCATCGCCCCGTTCGCGGAACTGGAACGCGCCCCCGAGCACGTGCACACCTACCGGATCACACCGCTGGCGCTGTGGAACGCGCGCGCCGCGGGGCACGACGCGGAGCAGGTGGTCGACGGCCTGGTCCGGTACTCCCGCTACCCCGTTCCGCAGCCGCTGCTGGTCGACATCGCCGAGACCATGGGCCGGTTCGGCCGGTTGCAGCTCGCGCACGACCCGGCGCACGGGCTGGTGCTGATCTCGCTGGACCGCGCGGTGCTGGAAGAGGTGATGCGGCACAAGAAGGTCAAGCCGATGCTCGGCGAGCGCATCGACGACGACACCGTGGCCGTGCATCCCAGCGAGCGCGGGCGGCTCAAGCAGCTGCTGCTCAAGATCGGCTGGCCCGCCGAGGACCTGGCGGGCTACGTCGACGGCGAAGCGCACCCGATCAGCCTCCGCGAAGAGGGCTGGAGCCTGCGGGACTACCAGCGCCAAGCGGTGCAGTCGTTCTGGTCGGGCGGTTCCGGCGTGGTCGTGCTGCCGTGCGGCGCCGGCAAGACGCTGGTCGGCGCCGCCGCGATGGCCGAGGCGGGCGCGACCACGCTGATCCTGGTCACCAACACCGTCGCGGGCAGGCAGTGGAAGCGGGAGCTGGTCGAGCGCACCTCGCTGACCGAGGAGGAGATCGGCGAGTACTCCGGCGAGAAGAAGGAGATCCGCCCGGTCACCATCGCCACCTACCAGGTGATCACCCGCAAGTCGAAGGGCGAGTACAAGCACCTGGAGCTGTTCGACTCCCGCGACTGGGGACTGGTGGTCTACGACGAGGTGCACCTGCTGCCCGCCCCGGTGTTCCGGATGACCGCCGACCTGCAGTCGCGGCGGCGCCTCGGGCTGACCGCGACGCTGGTGCGCGAGGACGGCCGGGAAGGCGACGTGTTCTCGCTGATCGGGCCGAAGCGCTTCGACGCGCCGTGGAAGGACATCGAGTCGCAGGGCTGGATCGCCCCGGCCGACTGCGTCGAAGTGCGCGTGACCCTCACCGACGACGAGCGGCTGCGCTACGCCACCTCGGAAGCCGAGGAGCGCTACAAGGTCTGCTCCACGGCACGCACCAAGGCCCCGGTCGTGCGGGCGATCCTCGATCAGCACCCGGGCGAGCCGGCGCTGGTGATCGGCGCGTACCTGGAGCAGCTGCACGAGCTCGGCGAGGCGCTGGACGCGCCGATCGTCGAGGGCTCCACCCGGAACAAGGAGCGGGAGAAGCTCTTCGACGCGTTCCGACGCGGCGAGATCGACCGGCTCGTGGTGTCGAAAGTGGCGAACTTCTCCATCGACTTGCCGGAGGCTTCGGTGGCGGTGCAGGTCTCCGGCACGTTCGGTTCCCGCCAGGAGGAGGCGCAGCGGCTCGGCCGGTTGCTGCGCCCGAAGGCCGAGGGCAGGCAGGCGCACTTCTACTCGGTGGTCTCCCGGGACACCCTGGACACCGACTACGCCGCGCACCGCCAGCGGTTCCTGGCCGAACAGGGCTACGCCTACCGCATCGTGGACGCCGATGACCTGCTCGGACCGGCGTTGCCGGACGTGGGTTGA
- a CDS encoding suppressor of fused domain protein, with the protein MNTEKHNTAVGGAHRFIGLAENLERHAGTPTAAEPPNVRGDNRGYGLVFFHLDQYHLSTVISSGLRFQPLGADPAQELACTVYKEQAEAARHLVDVTSELLVESGTHLVPDQIVPNESPLLPGTEFFGVLASGHPLFPPEFTRFTDQEGTEQLQVFTLLPVTLGELNYILDSGVTALRQQWARFEVDVFDLGRPSVA; encoded by the coding sequence ATGAACACCGAGAAGCACAACACCGCGGTGGGTGGTGCGCACCGGTTCATCGGGCTCGCGGAGAACCTCGAACGGCACGCGGGTACGCCGACTGCCGCCGAGCCGCCCAACGTCCGCGGCGACAACCGCGGGTACGGGCTGGTGTTCTTCCACCTGGACCAGTACCACCTGAGCACGGTGATCAGCTCGGGCCTGCGGTTCCAGCCGCTCGGTGCCGACCCGGCGCAGGAGCTCGCGTGCACGGTGTACAAGGAGCAGGCCGAAGCGGCCCGGCACCTGGTGGACGTGACCAGCGAGCTGCTGGTGGAGAGCGGCACGCACCTGGTGCCGGACCAGATCGTGCCGAACGAGAGCCCGCTGCTGCCCGGCACCGAGTTCTTCGGCGTGCTGGCCAGCGGGCATCCGCTGTTCCCGCCCGAGTTCACCAGGTTCACCGACCAGGAGGGCACCGAGCAGCTGCAGGTGTTCACGCTGCTGCCGGTCACCCTCGGGGAGCTGAACTACATCCTGGACAGCGGGGTAACCGCGCTGCGCCAGCAGTGGGCGCGGTTCGAGGTGGACGTGTTCGACCTGGGCCGCCCCAGCGTGGCCTGA